The Zeimonas sediminis genome window below encodes:
- the icd gene encoding NADP-dependent isocitrate dehydrogenase: MYQHVKVPSAGEKIKVNADFSLQVPDNPIIPYIEGDGTGMDITPVMLKVVDAAVAKAYGGKRKIHWMEVYAGEKSTKVYGPDVWLPAETLEIVKDYVVSIKGPLTTPVGGGIRSLNVALRQELDLYVCLRPVRYFKGVPSPVREPEKTDMVIFRENSEDIYAGIEYEAESPKAKKLIDFLIKEMGVTKIRFPETSGIGIKPVSREGTERLVRKAIQYAIDNDKPSVTLVHKGNIMKFTEGGFRDWGYALAQKEFGAQLVDGGPWCSFKNPKTGKDIIVKDVIADAFLQQILLRPAEYSVIATLNLNGDYISDALAAQVGGIGIAPGANLSDSVAMFEATHGTAPKYAGKDYVNPGSEILSAEMMLRHMGWTEAADLIISSMDKAIQSKKVTYDFARLMEGATQVSCSGFGQVMIDNM; the protein is encoded by the coding sequence ATGTATCAGCACGTCAAAGTCCCTTCGGCTGGCGAGAAGATCAAGGTCAATGCCGACTTTTCGCTGCAGGTTCCCGACAATCCGATCATTCCGTACATCGAGGGCGACGGCACCGGCATGGACATCACGCCGGTCATGCTCAAGGTGGTCGACGCGGCGGTGGCCAAGGCCTACGGCGGCAAGCGCAAGATCCACTGGATGGAGGTCTACGCCGGCGAGAAGTCGACCAAGGTCTACGGCCCCGATGTCTGGCTGCCCGCCGAGACGCTCGAGATCGTCAAGGACTACGTCGTGTCGATCAAGGGGCCGCTCACCACGCCGGTCGGCGGCGGCATCCGCTCGCTGAACGTCGCGCTGCGCCAGGAGCTCGACCTGTACGTCTGCCTGCGCCCGGTCCGCTACTTCAAGGGCGTGCCCTCGCCGGTCCGCGAGCCCGAGAAGACCGACATGGTGATCTTCCGCGAGAACTCGGAGGACATCTACGCCGGCATCGAGTACGAAGCCGAGAGCCCCAAGGCGAAGAAGCTGATCGACTTCCTGATCAAGGAAATGGGCGTCACCAAGATCCGCTTCCCCGAGACCTCCGGCATCGGCATCAAGCCGGTGTCGCGCGAAGGCACCGAGCGCCTGGTCCGCAAGGCGATCCAGTACGCGATCGACAACGACAAGCCCTCGGTCACGCTGGTGCACAAGGGCAACATCATGAAGTTCACCGAGGGTGGCTTCCGCGACTGGGGCTACGCGCTGGCACAGAAGGAATTCGGCGCGCAGCTGGTCGACGGCGGCCCGTGGTGCTCGTTCAAGAACCCGAAGACCGGCAAGGACATCATCGTCAAGGACGTGATCGCCGACGCCTTCCTGCAGCAGATCCTGCTGCGCCCGGCCGAGTACTCGGTGATCGCCACGCTGAACCTGAACGGCGACTACATCTCCGACGCGCTGGCCGCGCAGGTCGGCGGCATCGGCATCGCGCCGGGAGCCAACCTGTCCGACTCGGTGGCCATGTTCGAGGCCACCCACGGCACCGCGCCGAAGTACGCCGGCAAGGACTACGTGAACCCGGGTTCGGAGATCCTGTCGGCCGAGATGATGCTGCGCCACATGGGCTGGACCGAGGCGGCCGACCTGATCATCTCGTCGATGGACAAGGCCATCCAGTCGAAGAAGGTCACCTACGACTTCGCGCGACTGATGGAAGGCGCCACCCAGGTGTCGTGCTCGGGCTTCGGCCAGGTGATGATCGACAACATGTAA
- a CDS encoding DUF192 domain-containing protein, with protein sequence MTQTARRSGLRLAAALALAAALAAAAGGLLAPAPAAAQGRPQPELPTVTLQAGMHLIKAEVADDDRKRAVGLMFRQSLAPGHGMLFVFREKAGHCFWMRNTLIPLSIAFLDDDGTVVNIEDMAPRSEESHCPKRPVRYALEMEQGWFAKRGIDAGFQLRNPQVFRKNLP encoded by the coding sequence ATGACGCAAACCGCCCGACGATCCGGCCTGCGCCTGGCCGCCGCCCTGGCTCTGGCCGCAGCGCTCGCGGCCGCGGCGGGCGGCCTGCTGGCGCCCGCCCCGGCCGCCGCCCAGGGGCGCCCCCAGCCCGAGCTGCCGACGGTCACGCTGCAGGCCGGTATGCACCTGATCAAGGCCGAGGTCGCGGACGACGACCGGAAGCGCGCGGTCGGCCTGATGTTCCGGCAGTCACTGGCCCCGGGCCACGGGATGCTGTTCGTGTTCCGCGAGAAGGCCGGTCACTGCTTCTGGATGCGCAATACGCTGATCCCGCTGTCGATCGCATTCCTGGACGACGACGGCACCGTGGTCAACATCGAGGACATGGCGCCTCGCAGCGAGGAAAGCCATTGCCCGAAGCGGCCGGTGCGCTACGCGCTCGAGATGGAACAGGGCTGGTTCGCGAAGCGCGGGATCGACGCCGGCTTCCAGCTCAGGAACCCTCAGGTCTTCCGGAAGAACTTGCCGTAG
- a CDS encoding GlsB/YeaQ/YmgE family stress response membrane protein, which translates to MSLIWTAIIGLAIGAVAKFLMPGPQGGGIIVTMLLGIVGAFVAGFIGRAIGFYPAGAGAGFIASVLGAILVLWVYGKFFRKT; encoded by the coding sequence ATGAGCCTGATCTGGACCGCGATCATCGGCCTGGCCATCGGGGCCGTCGCCAAGTTCCTGATGCCGGGCCCGCAGGGCGGCGGCATCATCGTGACGATGCTGCTGGGCATCGTCGGCGCCTTCGTGGCCGGCTTCATCGGCCGGGCGATCGGCTTTTACCCGGCGGGCGCCGGGGCCGGCTTCATCGCGTCGGTGCTCGGCGCGATCCTGGTGCTCTGGGTCTACGGCAAGTTCTTCCGGAAGACCTGA
- the sodB gene encoding superoxide dismutase [Fe] — protein sequence MEHQLPALPYAADALAPHISKETFEYHHGKHHQAYVTNLNNLIKGTEFENASLEDIIRKSQGGVFNNAAQVWNHTFFWHCMKPNGGGEPSGALADAIKAKWGSYDAFKEAFTKSAVGNFGSGWTWLVKKADGSVDIVNTSNAATPLTGADKPLLTIDVWEHAYYIDYRNARPKFVETFLNSLVNWDFAAKNFA from the coding sequence ATGGAACACCAGCTGCCCGCCCTGCCGTACGCCGCCGACGCGCTCGCCCCGCACATCTCGAAGGAGACCTTCGAGTACCACCATGGCAAGCACCATCAGGCCTACGTGACCAACCTGAACAACCTGATCAAGGGCACCGAGTTCGAGAACGCCAGCCTCGAGGACATCATCCGCAAGTCGCAGGGCGGCGTGTTCAACAACGCGGCCCAGGTCTGGAACCACACCTTCTTCTGGCACTGCATGAAGCCGAACGGCGGCGGCGAGCCTTCGGGCGCGCTGGCCGACGCGATCAAGGCCAAGTGGGGCTCCTACGATGCCTTCAAGGAGGCCTTCACCAAGAGCGCGGTCGGCAACTTCGGCTCTGGCTGGACCTGGCTGGTCAAGAAGGCCGACGGCAGCGTCGACATCGTCAACACCAGCAACGCCGCCACCCCTCTTACCGGCGCCGACAAGCCGCTGCTGACGATCGACGTGTGGGAGCACGCCTACTACATCGACTACCGCAATGCCCGGCCCAAGTTCGTCGAGACCTTCCTGAACAGCCTGGTGAACTGGGACTTCGCGGCGAAGAACTTCGCCTGA
- the xseA gene encoding exodeoxyribonuclease VII large subunit, with protein sequence MNAEIRPGNHAGTREILTVSELNRVVAGILERSLAMVRVEGELSNVVRAASGHWYFSLKDPGAQVRCVMFRGKARHVDFVPREGDRVEVLAFATLYEARGEFQLNVEAMRRAGAGDLYRRFLELKERLQKEGLFDATRKRALPAAPAAIGVVTSPQAAALRDVLTTLRRRAPAIPVVVYPTQVQGADAPAQIVAAIGRAAARRDCDVLLVVRGGGSIEDLWSFNDERVARAIAACPLPVVVGVGHETDFTIADFVADLRAPTPTAAAELVAPDRRELARGAHRLAQRLRAAMLRALDRAGQRLDTGTRLLRPPSAQWRDRARRVAALAQRLAAAGNAQRLRRSAALERLAARLRAPRADLARQRLAALERRLAAAGREALAWRARRVDSAAAALALVSPQAVLDRGYAIVTGEDGTVLRDAALARTGEQVSVRLAHGSIDAAVTAVRPEQG encoded by the coding sequence ATGAATGCTGAAATCCGCCCCGGAAATCACGCAGGGACGCGGGAAATCCTGACGGTCTCCGAGCTGAACCGCGTCGTTGCTGGGATCCTGGAGCGGAGCCTCGCAATGGTGCGGGTCGAGGGCGAGCTGTCCAACGTCGTGCGGGCCGCCAGCGGCCACTGGTACTTCTCGCTGAAGGACCCCGGCGCCCAGGTCCGCTGCGTGATGTTCCGCGGCAAGGCCAGGCACGTCGATTTCGTGCCGCGCGAAGGCGACCGGGTCGAGGTGCTCGCCTTCGCCACTCTCTACGAGGCGCGCGGCGAGTTCCAGCTCAACGTCGAGGCGATGCGCCGCGCCGGGGCCGGCGACCTGTACCGGCGCTTCCTCGAGTTGAAGGAGCGGCTGCAGAAGGAGGGGCTGTTCGACGCGACCCGCAAGCGCGCGCTGCCGGCCGCGCCGGCGGCGATCGGCGTGGTCACCTCGCCGCAGGCCGCCGCGCTTCGCGACGTCCTCACCACGCTGAGGCGCCGCGCGCCGGCGATCCCGGTCGTCGTCTACCCGACCCAGGTCCAGGGCGCCGACGCGCCGGCGCAGATCGTCGCGGCGATCGGCCGGGCCGCCGCCCGGCGCGACTGCGACGTGCTGCTGGTGGTGCGCGGCGGCGGCTCGATCGAGGACCTCTGGTCGTTCAACGACGAGCGCGTCGCCCGCGCGATCGCCGCGTGCCCGCTGCCGGTCGTGGTGGGGGTCGGGCACGAGACCGACTTCACGATCGCCGATTTCGTCGCCGACCTGCGCGCGCCGACCCCCACCGCCGCAGCCGAGCTGGTGGCGCCGGATCGACGCGAGCTCGCCCGTGGCGCGCACCGACTGGCCCAGCGCCTGCGGGCGGCGATGCTGCGCGCGCTCGACCGGGCCGGCCAGCGGCTCGACACCGGCACCCGGCTGCTGAGGCCGCCGTCGGCGCAGTGGCGCGACCGGGCGAGACGGGTCGCGGCCCTCGCGCAGCGGCTGGCCGCGGCCGGAAACGCGCAGCGGCTGCGGCGCTCGGCCGCGCTGGAGCGGCTGGCCGCCCGGCTGCGCGCGCCGCGCGCCGACCTGGCGCGGCAGCGGCTGGCGGCGCTGGAGCGTAGGCTGGCGGCCGCCGGGCGAGAGGCGCTCGCGTGGCGGGCGCGTCGGGTGGACTCAGCGGCCGCCGCGCTGGCGCTGGTCAGTCCGCAGGCGGTGCTCGACCGGGGCTACGCGATCGTGACCGGCGAGGACGGCACGGTGCTGCGCGACGCGGCCCTGGCCCGGACCGGAGAGCAGGTGTCGGTGCGGCTCGCGCATGGCTCGATCGACGCGGCGGTGACCGCGGTGCGGCCGGAGCAGGGCTGA